Proteins encoded in a region of the Spiribacter sp. 1M189 genome:
- the rsmA gene encoding 16S rRNA (adenine(1518)-N(6)/adenine(1519)-N(6))-dimethyltransferase RsmA, whose product MHRARRRFGQNFLHDRTIIQQMIVAISPRAGEFFLEIGPGQGALTRPLLDHGVQLTAIEIDRDLATGLRRYPAAQAGQLQVIEDDALTLPLAPLIDQADQTLRIVGNLPYNLSTPLLFHLTTPRAGIRDLHLLLQREVVDRMAAAPGSKTYGRLSVMLQARCQVEPLLDVPPGAFAPPPQVTSRFVRLIPHRERPLGDVDDDCLSRVVARAFGQRRKTLRNALRGLLDAAAIEAADINPAIRAEQVDLAGYGRLARILEHHDSAD is encoded by the coding sequence ATGCACCGCGCCCGGCGCCGATTCGGACAGAATTTCCTCCATGACCGAACGATCATCCAGCAGATGATCGTCGCCATATCACCACGGGCGGGGGAGTTTTTCCTGGAGATCGGCCCCGGCCAGGGCGCCCTCACGCGGCCGCTGCTGGATCATGGCGTGCAGCTGACAGCCATCGAGATCGACCGCGACCTCGCCACCGGCCTGCGGCGTTACCCGGCGGCGCAGGCCGGACAACTGCAGGTCATCGAGGATGATGCCCTGACCCTGCCTCTGGCGCCGCTGATCGACCAGGCCGACCAGACGCTGCGCATCGTCGGCAACCTCCCCTACAACCTCTCCACGCCGCTGCTCTTCCATCTCACCACCCCCCGTGCGGGCATCCGGGATCTGCATCTGCTCCTACAGCGGGAGGTGGTGGATCGCATGGCAGCGGCCCCCGGCAGCAAGACCTATGGCCGGCTGTCAGTCATGTTGCAGGCCCGCTGCCAGGTGGAGCCTTTACTCGATGTCCCGCCCGGCGCCTTCGCGCCGCCGCCGCAGGTCACCTCGCGCTTCGTGCGCCTTATCCCCCATCGCGAGCGCCCGCTGGGGGATGTCGATGACGACTGTCTGAGCCGCGTCGTGGCGCGGGCCTTCGGGCAGCGCCGCAAGACCCTGCGCAATGCTCTGCGCGGGCTGCTGGATGCGGCGGCCATCGAGGCGGCCGACATCAATCCCGCCATCAGGGCCGAGCAGGTGGATCTGGCCGGCTACGGCCGGCTGGCCCGAATCCTCGAGCATCACGATTCCGCCGACTAG
- the pdxA gene encoding 4-hydroxythreonine-4-phosphate dehydrogenase PdxA, protein MSSRPCVAITPGEPAGIGPELVAGLGETFPEARLVAIADPALMENAGATVTPFEPSADPAPGHLEIMPVPLGAPVTPGVLDPANAAYVLETLRIAVDGCLDNRFQAMVTGPVHKGIINEAGQPFSGHTEFLAERTGAAMPVMMLAADTLRVALATTHLPLRAVPDAITDERLCRILRILHNDLARFYGLSRPHILVTGLNPHAGESGHLGHEEIEVITPALERLRGEGLHLSGPLPADTLFTPRHLADAAAVLAMYHDQGLPVLKHVGFGHAVNITLGLPIIRTSVDHGTALDLAGQGVAEPGSLQAAIREAIRMSRAGG, encoded by the coding sequence ATGAGCTCCCGACCCTGCGTCGCCATCACACCGGGCGAGCCGGCGGGGATCGGCCCCGAGCTGGTAGCCGGTCTGGGAGAGACGTTTCCCGAGGCGCGGCTGGTAGCCATTGCTGATCCGGCATTGATGGAAAACGCCGGCGCCACGGTGACGCCGTTTGAGCCGTCCGCCGATCCGGCGCCGGGCCACCTGGAGATCATGCCGGTCCCGCTGGGCGCCCCGGTCACTCCGGGTGTGCTCGATCCGGCCAATGCGGCCTATGTGCTGGAAACGCTCCGCATCGCCGTCGACGGCTGCCTGGATAACCGTTTCCAGGCCATGGTCACCGGCCCGGTGCACAAAGGGATCATCAACGAGGCTGGGCAGCCATTCAGCGGACACACCGAGTTCCTTGCAGAACGCACCGGCGCCGCAATGCCGGTGATGATGCTGGCCGCCGATACCCTGCGCGTCGCCCTCGCGACGACACATCTGCCGCTGCGGGCGGTGCCGGATGCGATCACCGATGAGCGACTCTGCCGCATTCTTCGCATCCTGCATAACGACCTGGCACGGTTCTACGGCCTATCCCGCCCGCATATCCTGGTGACGGGGCTCAATCCCCACGCCGGCGAGTCCGGCCACCTGGGCCACGAGGAGATCGAGGTCATCACCCCGGCGCTGGAGCGTCTGCGCGGCGAGGGGCTGCATCTGAGCGGTCCGCTGCCGGCGGATACGCTGTTCACACCCCGGCATCTGGCGGATGCCGCCGCGGTGCTGGCCATGTACCACGACCAGGGCCTGCCGGTGCTCAAGCATGTCGGATTCGGCCATGCCGTGAACATCACCCTGGGGCTGCCGATCATCCGCACGTCGGTGGATCACGGTACCGCACTCGATCTGGCCGGCCAGGGTGTGGCCGAGCCGGGCAGCCTGCAGGCGGCCATCCGCGAGGCAATCCGCATGAGCCGGGCCGGCGGCTGA
- a CDS encoding peptidylprolyl isomerase, with amino-acid sequence MARRLLATLLLLLSLNIAQAQEQVLERIIALVNDDVVLASELEAELISVRQNLEQRNVRMPPAEELRRQVLERLIMQTLQLNEAERRGIRVDSATLDAAVRRVAERNGLSLTGLRDALEGQGLDMARFRDQLRREIIISRLRQQVMNQRVDVTEQEIRQFIERNSSLDREYRLEQILISVPEAASANAIAEARERADAVVERLDAGESFARVATSESDARNALEGGDMGWRPASQLPQAAADAIRELEPGQYTSPLRTPAGFQIYRLRETRGGDEQMVRQANLRHIVIQTNEVVTDTDARMRLQALRERIMGGSDFADLARANSDDPASASDGGELGWIDPTNLPPGFRTAVESLEPGEVSEIFRTRGGWHIAEVIDWRERDASETIAREEAESAIRQRKSEEETELWLRELREEAYVESRLGAGG; translated from the coding sequence ATGGCAAGACGACTACTCGCTACGCTGCTGCTGTTGCTCTCCCTCAACATTGCTCAAGCCCAGGAGCAGGTGCTGGAGCGCATCATCGCTCTGGTCAATGACGACGTCGTCCTGGCCTCGGAGCTGGAAGCCGAGCTGATCTCGGTTCGCCAGAATCTCGAGCAGCGCAATGTGCGCATGCCCCCCGCCGAGGAACTGCGCCGGCAGGTCCTCGAGCGCCTGATCATGCAGACGTTGCAGCTCAACGAGGCCGAGCGTCGCGGGATCCGCGTGGACTCGGCCACCCTCGACGCGGCGGTGCGCCGGGTCGCCGAGCGCAACGGCCTCAGCCTCACCGGGCTGCGTGACGCCCTCGAGGGCCAGGGCCTCGATATGGCCCGCTTCCGGGACCAGCTGCGCCGCGAGATCATCATCAGCCGACTGCGCCAGCAGGTGATGAACCAGCGCGTGGATGTCACTGAACAGGAGATCCGCCAGTTCATTGAGCGCAACAGCAGCCTCGATCGCGAATACCGCCTGGAGCAGATCCTCATCAGCGTGCCCGAGGCCGCCTCTGCGAACGCCATCGCCGAGGCCCGGGAACGTGCCGATGCGGTTGTCGAGCGACTGGATGCCGGCGAGTCCTTTGCCCGGGTGGCGACGTCTGAATCGGACGCGCGCAATGCGCTGGAGGGCGGCGACATGGGCTGGCGACCCGCCTCGCAGCTGCCTCAGGCGGCCGCTGATGCCATCCGCGAGCTCGAGCCCGGCCAGTACACCTCACCGCTGCGCACCCCGGCGGGATTCCAGATCTATCGGCTGCGGGAGACCCGCGGCGGTGACGAACAGATGGTCCGGCAGGCCAACCTCCGTCATATTGTCATCCAGACCAACGAGGTGGTCACCGACACCGACGCACGCATGCGGCTGCAGGCCCTCCGCGAACGGATCATGGGGGGCAGCGACTTCGCCGACCTGGCCCGGGCCAACTCGGACGACCCGGCCTCGGCAAGCGATGGCGGCGAGCTGGGCTGGATCGATCCGACCAACCTGCCGCCCGGCTTCCGAACCGCGGTAGAATCCCTCGAGCCCGGCGAGGTCAGCGAAATCTTCCGCACCCGCGGCGGCTGGCATATCGCCGAGGTGATCGACTGGCGCGAGCGCGATGCCAGCGAGACCATCGCCCGGGAAGAGGCCGAGTCGGCCATCCGGCAGCGCAAGAGCGAGGAGGAAACCGAGCTCTGGCTGCGCGAGCTACGTGAGGAGGCCTACGTCGAGTCACGCCTCGGGGCCGGTGGATGA
- a CDS encoding LPS-assembly protein LptD, giving the protein MQRTPRKLLTALFLAMACSTAAAQDNGRWALCAAPLLEPVAGDAEQRSTGETPVRISADEASVSDVPPVYEFTGDVMLRRGDQTFTGEQLRYDTGAGEIQADGAIRLRESGLLIAGERARYWLAPERGRFEGVSEYRIAAGHLQGRAERVIREGPTRSRYEGVTLSTCLPGREFWTLRAGSAEIDTESRQGRARDAVLAIGGLPVFYTPYLQFPVGDERLSGFLAPTIGQSQANGATLALPWYWNIAPDRDATITPTVYGKRGLMLGGEFRYLEDWVEGEAAGSYLPNDDAFGEDRWSIDQDHRLAIGGSLRGRLHQQRVSDPLYTDDFSNDFDTRSAAFLESEASLAWAREGFTASVDTQYWQQIDQAIRDNDQPYAREPRLQLGYNPLDGIGPLDYAFNAEVTEFTHPLSERTRGRRVDVAPRVALPWRRLGYYLEPAVTWRYTEYDLKGSLPGDNATPSRSMPIYTLDAGLFLERPGTLFDGVYQTLEPRLFYRYAPRRDQSDLPVFDSAATTLTYSGMFRETTFSGPDRIEDGERLTTGVTTRFVDERSGREYLRASVGQIHYFGDREVAADGDPARNQSEIITELRLDLPRGFSASTDYRWDPENSGNRSLRALLRWQGRDERIVNLGLRQRERDGDTTLDQAEASFTVPVGTGWRLFGGLLQDLQGGDARERFLGIEQAGCCHAWRLVSRESLQRDPDRDDARLERSFMLELELRGLGGIGDRIRPYLRDEIDGYDPGR; this is encoded by the coding sequence TTGCAGCGAACACCACGAAAGCTACTGACCGCCCTTTTTCTGGCCATGGCCTGCAGCACCGCTGCGGCACAGGACAACGGCCGTTGGGCCCTCTGCGCCGCGCCTCTGCTCGAGCCGGTGGCGGGTGATGCGGAGCAGCGCTCGACCGGTGAGACACCGGTACGCATCAGCGCCGACGAGGCGAGCGTGAGCGATGTCCCGCCGGTCTACGAATTCACCGGCGATGTCATGCTCCGCCGTGGCGACCAGACCTTTACCGGTGAGCAACTGCGCTACGACACCGGGGCCGGTGAGATACAGGCCGATGGCGCCATCCGGCTGCGCGAGTCCGGTCTGCTCATCGCCGGCGAGCGCGCGCGCTACTGGCTGGCCCCGGAGCGCGGCCGCTTTGAGGGGGTCAGCGAGTACCGCATCGCGGCTGGCCATCTGCAGGGCCGGGCCGAGCGCGTCATCCGCGAAGGACCGACCCGTAGCCGCTATGAGGGCGTCACCCTGAGCACCTGCCTGCCCGGCCGCGAGTTCTGGACCCTGCGCGCCGGCAGCGCCGAGATCGATACGGAATCGCGGCAGGGGCGCGCCCGGGATGCCGTGCTCGCCATCGGCGGACTCCCCGTCTTCTACACGCCCTATCTGCAATTCCCTGTGGGAGATGAGCGCCTCAGCGGTTTCCTGGCACCGACCATCGGCCAATCACAGGCGAACGGCGCCACCCTGGCGCTGCCCTGGTACTGGAATATCGCTCCCGATCGCGACGCGACCATCACACCCACCGTCTATGGCAAGCGCGGTCTGATGCTGGGCGGTGAATTCCGCTATTTGGAGGATTGGGTAGAGGGCGAAGCCGCCGGCAGCTATCTGCCCAACGACGACGCCTTCGGCGAGGACCGCTGGTCCATCGACCAGGATCACCGCCTGGCCATCGGCGGCTCGCTGCGCGGCCGGCTGCACCAGCAGCGCGTGAGCGATCCACTCTACACCGACGACTTCAGCAACGACTTCGACACCCGATCGGCCGCCTTCCTGGAGAGCGAGGCGAGCCTCGCCTGGGCCCGGGAAGGCTTCACCGCTTCGGTGGATACCCAGTACTGGCAGCAGATCGACCAGGCGATCCGGGACAATGACCAGCCCTACGCCCGCGAACCGCGACTCCAGCTTGGCTATAACCCGCTCGACGGTATCGGCCCGCTGGATTACGCCTTCAATGCAGAGGTCACCGAGTTCACCCATCCGCTCAGCGAGCGCACCCGCGGTCGGCGAGTGGACGTCGCACCGCGCGTCGCCCTGCCCTGGCGCCGGCTTGGCTACTATCTGGAACCCGCGGTCACCTGGCGATATACGGAATACGACCTCAAGGGTTCGCTGCCCGGAGATAACGCCACACCGAGCCGCTCCATGCCAATCTACACGCTGGACGCCGGGCTTTTCCTGGAGCGCCCCGGGACGCTCTTCGATGGCGTCTACCAGACCCTCGAACCGCGGCTCTTCTACCGCTACGCGCCACGCCGCGACCAGTCCGACCTCCCGGTTTTCGACAGTGCGGCCACCACGCTCACCTACAGTGGCATGTTCCGCGAGACCACCTTCAGCGGCCCCGACCGCATCGAGGACGGCGAGCGCCTGACCACGGGCGTGACCACCCGATTCGTCGACGAGCGCAGCGGCCGGGAGTATCTGCGGGCGTCGGTGGGTCAGATCCACTACTTCGGCGATCGCGAGGTGGCGGCCGACGGGGATCCGGCCCGTAATCAATCCGAGATCATCACCGAGCTGCGCCTGGATCTGCCCCGGGGCTTCAGCGCCAGCACCGACTACCGCTGGGACCCGGAGAATAGCGGCAACCGCAGTCTGCGGGCACTGCTGCGCTGGCAGGGGCGGGACGAGCGCATCGTCAATCTGGGGCTGCGCCAGCGCGAGCGCGACGGCGACACCACCCTCGATCAGGCGGAGGCCTCGTTCACCGTCCCGGTCGGCACCGGCTGGCGGCTGTTCGGTGGGCTGCTGCAGGATCTGCAGGGCGGTGACGCCCGGGAACGCTTTCTGGGCATCGAGCAGGCCGGCTGCTGTCATGCCTGGCGGCTGGTCAGTCGTGAGTCGCTGCAGCGCGATCCCGACCGGGACGACGCCCGGCTCGAGCGGTCCTTCATGCTGGAGCTGGAACTCCGGGGGCTGGGCGGTATCGGTGATAGAATCCGGCCCTATCTTCGCGACGAAATCGACGGCTACGACCCGGGGCGCTGA
- a CDS encoding aminoglycoside phosphotransferase family protein, translating into MDGQTEDQRDRAMADWLRQRGVEPAGLRPLGGDASGRRYFRVTGPAGDCVVMDAPAQAASCEAFLRVQRLMAAARLHVPRIEAADSARGFMLLEDLGDADYLARLTGPDRELLLDDAVHALVRWQAATRPGALPFYDAEHLAAELALFPAWYVERHLGVKPDADWWRRWQAASTALIEAAMAQPQVWVHRDFMVRNLLVSDPNPGIIDFQDALLGPVTYDLASLLRDAFFSLEPAEEASWIGIYRERAARAGIALPDDPVRALDLMAAQRHLKVLGIFARLCHRDGKPRYIADAPRFLAYLDRELRPYPAFHDLAALVAALPSPPAVTTA; encoded by the coding sequence ATGGACGGGCAGACAGAGGATCAGCGCGACCGGGCCATGGCCGACTGGCTGCGCCAGCGGGGGGTGGAGCCGGCGGGGCTGCGTCCGCTGGGGGGCGACGCCAGCGGACGCCGCTATTTTCGGGTCACGGGCCCGGCGGGTGATTGCGTGGTGATGGATGCCCCGGCGCAGGCCGCGAGCTGTGAGGCCTTTCTACGCGTCCAGCGCCTGATGGCCGCTGCCAGGCTGCATGTGCCGCGGATCGAGGCAGCGGATAGCGCGCGGGGGTTCATGCTGCTCGAGGATCTGGGCGATGCCGACTACCTCGCCAGGCTGACCGGACCGGACCGTGAGCTATTGCTGGATGACGCCGTGCACGCCCTGGTGCGCTGGCAGGCGGCAACCCGCCCCGGGGCATTGCCCTTCTACGACGCTGAGCACCTCGCCGCCGAACTGGCGCTGTTCCCGGCCTGGTACGTGGAGCGCCACCTGGGGGTCAAACCCGATGCCGATTGGTGGCGGCGCTGGCAGGCCGCCAGCACCGCATTGATCGAAGCCGCCATGGCGCAGCCGCAGGTGTGGGTGCATCGGGATTTCATGGTCCGGAATCTGCTGGTCAGTGATCCCAATCCCGGCATCATCGATTTCCAGGATGCCCTCCTGGGCCCCGTGACCTACGACCTGGCGAGCCTGTTGCGGGATGCCTTTTTCAGCCTCGAACCGGCGGAGGAGGCGAGCTGGATCGGCATCTACCGTGAACGGGCGGCGCGGGCCGGGATTGCACTGCCGGATGATCCGGTGCGGGCGCTGGATCTGATGGCCGCCCAGCGTCATTTGAAGGTGCTGGGTATTTTCGCGCGCCTCTGCCATCGCGACGGCAAACCGCGCTATATCGCGGATGCGCCCCGGTTTCTCGCCTACCTCGATCGGGAGCTGCGGCCCTATCCGGCCTTCCATGACCTGGCGGCACTGGTGGCGGCCCTCCCGTCCCCGCCCGCGGTGACCACGGCATGA
- the murU gene encoding N-acetylmuramate alpha-1-phosphate uridylyltransferase MurU, which yields MNAMILAAGRGERMRPLTDHCPKPLLTVGGKTLLDWHLERLAGAGFERVVINVAWLGELIRRHLAYHAPPRLDIRLSDEGDQALETAGGIARALPLLGSEPFVVINADVWTDIDLASLPVAPEGLAHLVLTDNPLHHPDGDFCLSADAVTTHGPGTWLTYTGLGCYRPELFAGVGLEVAPLAPLLRRAGERRQLTGQYHRGEWHDIGTPARLAALDARLSAGQDPPADAP from the coding sequence ATGAATGCCATGATCCTGGCGGCCGGTCGCGGCGAGCGCATGCGTCCGCTGACCGATCACTGCCCCAAGCCCCTGCTCACGGTGGGCGGCAAGACCCTGCTCGACTGGCACCTGGAACGCCTGGCCGGCGCCGGCTTTGAGCGCGTGGTGATCAACGTGGCCTGGCTTGGCGAGCTGATTCGCCGCCACCTGGCCTATCACGCACCCCCCAGGCTGGACATCCGCCTGTCCGATGAGGGCGACCAGGCCCTCGAGACCGCCGGCGGCATCGCCCGCGCTCTGCCGCTTCTGGGCAGCGAGCCGTTTGTAGTGATCAACGCGGATGTCTGGACCGATATCGATCTGGCCAGCCTGCCGGTGGCGCCCGAGGGACTCGCGCATCTGGTGCTGACCGACAATCCGCTCCACCACCCCGATGGCGACTTCTGTCTATCGGCAGACGCCGTGACGACGCACGGGCCGGGTACCTGGCTGACCTACACCGGCCTCGGCTGTTACCGGCCGGAGCTCTTCGCCGGCGTGGGGCTCGAGGTGGCCCCGCTGGCGCCGCTGCTGCGTCGGGCCGGCGAGCGGCGCCAGCTCACGGGTCAGTATCATCGTGGCGAGTGGCATGACATTGGCACACCGGCGCGGCTGGCGGCCCTGGATGCCCGTCTCAGCGCCGGTCAAGACCCGCCCGCAGACGCGCCGTAA
- the lipB gene encoding lipoyl(octanoyl) transferase LipB: MDAIRVRDWGRSDYETVWRAMRRFTDERDADAADEIWQVEHLPVFTLGQAGRTEHVLDAGDIPLVQTDRGGQVTYHGPGQAVLYPLFDLRRHGLGARRLVTLLEQTVVDWLAGHGIESAPRPDAPGVYVGEAKIAALGLRIRRGCSYHGLAVNIAMDLAPFQRINPCGYAGMPVTDLASLGVDCPMAAAFDGLTARLRAGLDRR; this comes from the coding sequence ATGGATGCCATCCGGGTCCGCGACTGGGGGCGTAGCGACTACGAAACGGTCTGGCGCGCCATGCGCCGGTTCACCGACGAGCGCGATGCCGATGCGGCGGATGAAATCTGGCAGGTGGAACACCTCCCCGTCTTCACCCTGGGTCAGGCTGGCCGCACTGAGCATGTGCTGGATGCCGGCGACATCCCGCTGGTGCAGACCGACCGCGGCGGTCAGGTGACCTATCACGGCCCGGGTCAGGCCGTTCTCTACCCCCTGTTCGACCTGCGCCGCCATGGCCTCGGGGCCCGCCGTCTGGTCACCCTGCTGGAACAGACCGTGGTCGACTGGCTGGCTGGCCACGGCATCGAGTCGGCGCCACGGCCGGACGCCCCCGGCGTTTACGTCGGCGAGGCCAAGATCGCCGCGCTGGGCCTGAGGATCCGCCGCGGCTGCAGCTATCACGGCCTGGCAGTGAATATCGCCATGGATCTGGCACCGTTCCAGCGAATCAACCCCTGCGGCTATGCCGGCATGCCGGTCACCGACCTGGCCTCACTGGGTGTCGACTGCCCGATGGCGGCGGCCTTTGACGGGCTTACGGCGCGTCTGCGGGCGGGTCTTGACCGGCGCTGA
- a CDS encoding YbeD family protein, producing MDELNDQPEGLTFPCEFPVKAMGPVDSGLPEAVRHIVSQHAPEISEAHLHTAQSSGGRFMSVTVTITARSRDQLDAIYADLQAHDGVLATL from the coding sequence ATGGATGAACTGAACGATCAACCAGAAGGCCTGACTTTCCCCTGCGAGTTCCCCGTCAAGGCGATGGGGCCGGTGGACAGCGGCCTGCCCGAGGCCGTCCGGCACATCGTCTCGCAGCATGCACCGGAGATCTCCGAGGCGCACCTTCATACCGCTCAGAGCAGCGGCGGGCGTTTCATGTCGGTGACCGTCACCATCACCGCCCGGAGCCGGGACCAGCTTGATGCCATCTATGCCGATCTGCAGGCCCATGACGGTGTGCTCGCCACGCTCTGA